From the genome of Bifidobacterium asteroides, one region includes:
- a CDS encoding carbohydrate ABC transporter permease gives MSAHGTTAVTDGRVKRRPLGQKSFWHAFPYIAPHMVVFAVFGVIPIFFGIYLAFTRWNLVGSPTWVGLDNFKLIFDKSTYFYSIFWRDMWHTIIFVLISVPLTIVVPLLLACALQTKHLKGVGLFQAIFYVPGLISVAAGALVWRLVFNSQFGLLNTTFRWDINWLGKQPWAWIAIFVLSLWGGIGGNLIIYRSALSGVSQDLYEAASVDGAGSIRQFFSITLPAIKLPLFYTTIMTTGGAFNVWGQPQMLTGGGPAYTSQVLLMDIRNLAFPQGPSAAGMASAMALLLGIILMLISLVQIFFMNKED, from the coding sequence ATGAGCGCACACGGCACAACCGCAGTCACGGATGGACGGGTCAAGCGTCGTCCGCTGGGACAGAAGTCCTTCTGGCATGCCTTCCCCTACATCGCCCCGCACATGGTGGTATTCGCCGTCTTCGGAGTCATCCCGATCTTCTTCGGCATCTACCTGGCCTTCACCAGGTGGAACCTGGTCGGTTCCCCAACCTGGGTCGGCCTGGACAACTTCAAGCTGATCTTCGACAAGTCCACCTACTTCTACTCCATCTTCTGGAGGGACATGTGGCACACGATCATCTTCGTGCTGATCAGCGTGCCCCTGACCATCGTCGTCCCCCTGTTGCTGGCCTGCGCCCTGCAGACCAAGCACCTGAAGGGAGTGGGGCTCTTCCAGGCCATCTTCTACGTGCCCGGGCTGATATCAGTGGCCGCAGGCGCTCTGGTCTGGCGGCTGGTCTTCAACTCCCAGTTCGGCCTGCTCAACACCACTTTCCGGTGGGACATCAACTGGCTGGGCAAGCAGCCCTGGGCCTGGATCGCCATCTTCGTCCTTAGCCTCTGGGGAGGCATCGGCGGCAACCTGATCATTTACCGGTCGGCCCTGTCCGGGGTAAGCCAGGATCTGTACGAGGCGGCCTCGGTGGACGGCGCCGGATCCATCCGGCAGTTCTTCAGCATCACCCTGCCAGCCATCAAGCTGCCGCTCTTCTATACGACCATCATGACCACGGGCGGCGCCTTCAACGTCTGGGGTCAGCCACAAATGCTGACCGGCGGCGGTCCTGCATACACTTCGCAGGTGCTGCTGATGGACATCAGGAACCTGGCCTTCCCGCAGGGGCCTTCGGCCGCTGGCATGGCCTCGGCAATGGCCCTGCTGCTGGGGATCATCCTCATGCTGATCTCCCTGGTGCAGATATTCTTCATGAACAAGGAGGACTGA
- a CDS encoding carbohydrate ABC transporter permease, with amino-acid sequence MSSATLDMSSLGKGLKAPGPSATVPGGEDVPENHHKVFKPSLVAVYAVLIVLAVVWIIPVVYTITTSFKSPQEFLKNAYNFLPAHWVTVNYLTLLQASASYPVFNWLGNSLIISLSHGILAVCVVALAGYGYSRINFKGRDTLFFVLLLISMFPGVVNMIPSYRIVATFGWINSYWSCIIPGLGNVANIFLVRNFMKGIPKEIDEAAEIDGAGDFRIFRSIMLPSIRPILIVIFLFAFTGAWNDFLWPTLVFNDIKKTPVTAGLQLLGNQMMQYNQMGTLCAATCLAIIPTLLLFVFAQRYFLQSLNITSGLKG; translated from the coding sequence GTGAGTTCGGCAACCCTTGATATGTCATCTCTGGGCAAGGGGCTCAAGGCTCCTGGCCCCAGCGCAACGGTTCCCGGCGGCGAGGACGTGCCCGAAAACCACCACAAAGTGTTCAAGCCTTCGCTGGTTGCCGTCTATGCGGTGCTGATCGTCTTGGCTGTAGTCTGGATCATTCCTGTGGTCTACACCATCACAACATCGTTCAAGTCGCCCCAGGAGTTCCTGAAGAACGCCTACAACTTCCTGCCTGCGCACTGGGTCACCGTCAACTATCTGACACTGCTGCAGGCCTCGGCCTCCTACCCTGTCTTCAACTGGCTGGGCAACTCGCTGATCATCTCGCTGTCGCACGGTATCCTGGCGGTCTGCGTGGTGGCCCTGGCTGGGTACGGCTACTCCCGCATCAACTTCAAGGGCAGGGACACGCTCTTCTTCGTCCTCCTGCTCATCTCGATGTTCCCGGGCGTGGTCAACATGATTCCCTCCTACCGCATCGTGGCCACCTTCGGCTGGATCAACTCATACTGGTCCTGCATCATCCCCGGCTTGGGGAACGTGGCCAACATCTTCCTGGTGCGCAACTTCATGAAGGGAATCCCCAAGGAGATCGACGAGGCCGCCGAGATTGACGGTGCCGGCGACTTCCGCATCTTCCGTAGCATCATGTTGCCCTCCATCCGCCCAATCCTGATCGTGATCTTCCTGTTCGCCTTCACTGGCGCCTGGAACGACTTCCTCTGGCCCACCCTGGTCTTCAATGACATCAAGAAGACCCCGGTCACGGCCGGCCTGCAGCTGCTGGGCAACCAGATGATGCAGTACAACCAGATGGGCACGCTTTGCGCGGCCACCTGCCTGGCCATCATCCCCACCCTGTTGCTCTTCGTGTTCGCCCAGCGCTACTTCCTGCAGTCGCTGAACATCACCTCGGGCCTCAAGGGCTGA